One Gammaproteobacteria bacterium genomic window, CGATATCAGCTTTGGAATCCTCCATGGCTTGCTTTTCGGCTTGCTGTTTACGGATTTCTCGTTCATGGAGTTTGGCCTTGAGCTGGGACATCGCTTTGGCACGATTCTTGTGCTGTGAACGTTCGTTCTGGCATTGCACTACAATTCCCGTGGGGATATGAGTGATACGAATGGCGGATTCGGTTTTATTGACGTGTTGACCGCCGGCACCACTAGAACGATAGGTATCCACTTTGAGATCGACAGGGTTGATATCAATGACGAAATCATCATCCACCTCGGGATAGGCAAATACCGAAGCGAATGAAGTATGACGCCGATTGCCGGAATCAAAAGGAGACTTGCGCACCAAGCGATGAATACCGGTTTCGGTGCGTAGCCAACCATAAGCATAGGGGCCTTCAAGGCGCAATGTCGCGCCTTTGATGCCCGCCACATCGCCCGTTGTGACCTCCATAATTTCAATATTGAAGCCCCTACGTTCTCCCCAACGTAGATACATCCGTAACAGCATTTCAGCCCAGTCCTGAGCTTCGGTGCCGCCCGAACCCGACTGAATATCCAAAAAAGAATTATGAGAATCCGTCGGACCGGAAAACATACGCTGGAGTTCTAGTGCGGCAACTTGTTCTTCAATGCGTTCCAGATCAGTGGTAATGGCGTCCACCGCTGCCGTATCGTCTTCGGCTCCGGCGAGATCCAGCAATTCGCGCGCCTCATTGAGGCGCTGGTCGAAATCGCCAAGCGTTGCCACAATCTGTTCAAGTTGTGCTCGCTCCCGACCCAGGGCCTGCGCTTGCTCAGGGTTTTGCCAGACTTTTGGATCCTCCAGTTCGCGGAGTACCTCGACTAACCGGTCATATTTGACATCGTAGTCAAAGATACCCCCTCAGGATGCGACTACGTCCTGCGAGATCATTAATGCGGTTAAAGATTGGATTGAGTTCGAGCATCGAGAAAGTGGCTTATTGTTGTGGAGCTTGGTAAGTTTTTGTATTTTGTTTGGACGCGAAACGAAGTTTATCGTTTTCTTGAAGCGTTGCATCCAGACGCTTTCTGGTCCAGTCGTAGTCTGACTTGAGACGATCATGCTCGCGGCTAAATTCTGCGAGTGTGGTTTCCGCAGCGCGCAGACGTTGCTGGATATCGTAAAGCTGGGCTTGACTTGCTTGATAACGAGAGATCACGTCATCCAGATGTGCCCGA contains:
- the prfB gene encoding Peptide chain release factor 2, which translates into the protein MATLGDFDQRLNEARELLDLAGAEDDTAAVDAITTDLERIEEQVAALELQRMFSGPTDSHNSFLDIQSGSGGTEAQDWAEMLLRMYLRWGERRGFNIEIMEVTTGDVAGIKGATLRLEGPYAYGWLRTETGIHRLVRKSPFDSGNRRHTSFASVFAYPEVDDDFVIDINPVDLKVDTYRSSGAGGQHVNKTESAIRITHIPTGIVVQCQNERSQHKNRAKAMSQLKAKLHEREIRKQQAEKQAMEDSKADIGWGHQIRSYVLDQSRIKDLRTNIERGDTDKVLDGDLDEFIEASLKSGL